From Apium graveolens cultivar Ventura chromosome 9, ASM990537v1, whole genome shotgun sequence, the proteins below share one genomic window:
- the LOC141685273 gene encoding uncharacterized protein LOC141685273: MNEPPRARFYDISLKDAIQDTDVVEGMNWLPKHDAQIDCCNKKVILKMSDEKVLTFGGQRQVRKFLMMIQAKNLLRQGYEHYIPYAIDRNQYPAKLEDIPVFNEFLDVFPDKLPRFPSDREIEFTIDLASETELVSKASYRMTPFEMKGLTKQLQELLEKGVIRPSISPLGAPV, encoded by the exons ATGAATGAACCTCCAAGAGCTAGATTTTATGATATATCTTTGAAGGATGCTATTCAGGACACTGATGTGGTGGAAG gaatgaaCTGGCTAcctaagcatgatgctcagatagactgttgTAATAAGAAAGTAATTTTGAAGATGTCGGATGAGAAAGTACTGACCTTTGGAGGTCAAAGGCAAGTAAggaagttcttaatgatgattcaagctaaaaacTTACTACGACAAGGTTACGAGCATTATATCCCTTATGCTATAGATAGAAATCAGTAcccagcgaaacttgaagatattccagttttTAATGAGTTTCTAGATGTGTTTCCAGACAAGTTACCAAGATTTccttcagatagagaaattgagtttacaatCGACTTAGCATCTGAAACAGAACTTGTATCCAAAGCCTCGTACAGAATGACGCCATTTGAAATGAAAGGATTaacgaagcaattgcaagaattattggaaAAAGGAGTTATTAGACCTAGTATATCTCCATTGGGTGCACCGGTGtaa